CTTTAGCGTTCTGGATGAAACGCGCAATCCCACGTTTTCTTTTAAAGATCGGGCCAGCATTCTGGTTGTGTTAAAGGCCATCCAGATGGGCGTCAAAGAAATCGCCGCCGCATCCACCGGCAACGCCGGTTCTTCGCTGGCCGGCATTTGCGCCAGAAGCGGACTTAAGGCGCAAATCTGGGCGCCGCAGGCCATCCCGCAGGCTAAACTGTTGCAAATCAAGGCCTACGGCGCAATCATCCACCTGGTGCAGGGCGATTATGATCTGGCCTTTGACCAGTCCATTGAGATCAGCCGTCAAAATCAATGGTATAATCGTAATACGGCTTACAATCCCCTGACCATTGAAGGTAAAAAATCGGCGGCTTTCGATCTTTTTATTCAAACCAACGGTCGACTGCCGGACGTCATTTTTGTGCCTGTGGGCGACGGGGTGATCATCTCCGGTCTGTTTAAAGGCTTGCGGGATTTAAAAGCGCTGGGCTGGATTGAGCGCCTGCCGCGTCTGATTGCCGTGCAATCTTCCGGCAGCGATGCCCTGGTGCGTTACATGCAGGAGGGCAAATTTGTTTTTAAAAAAGCGAATACCCTTGCCGACAGTATTTCCGCCGGTGCGCCCCGCAACTTGTACCTGGCCGCCCGCTCCGTTCGTGAAAGCCAGGGCCAGGCCATTGCCGTGAGTGATGAAGCAATCGTTAAAGCCCAGATGATTCTGGCACGAAAATACGGTCTTTTGGCGGAACCGGCGGCCGCGGCTTCCTTTGCCGGTTTCTTAAAATTATTAGCCGAAGCTAAATTAGATCGTAGCGAACGCCCCCTGTTGCTGTTGACCGGTAACGGACTCAAAGACGTGGAAGCGCTAAAAAGGATTGGCGAGTTCGGAACCGCAAGGTTCAGCAACGGTACAAAGGAAACAGGCGACGTGCAATAACCGCCCTGGTAAAACGCCTGAAGATTGAAGCTTAAATTAAATAAAAATCAGGAGTAAGAAATGGATAACTGGAACTGGGAAGTACAAAACGAAGATTATCTGAAGAGAACCATTAAACGTTGCCGGGAAAATAAAATCATCTTACCGACATTTGAACAATTAAAACATCCGGAGACCATTCCGGCCGAAATTCAGGAAGAATTGACGCACATTGATATGGAAGAGCTGCATCCTCTAAATCTTTTTCGCATTCACTGGCGCAATGATCCGGTAAGCGGAAAGATCGGCGACTACAATTATCTGGAAATCCCTCCGGAAATCACCGGCGTACGGGCGCGCATCATCGGCATGGTGGGCAAGCACTTCCCCACCGGCGCGCACAAGGTAGGGGCCACCTACGGCTGTCTGGCGCCCTATCTGGTGACCGGCCGCTTTGATCCGGAATATCACAAGGCCGTCTGGCCTTCCACCGGCAATTACTGTCGAGGCGGCGTGTTTAATTCTGCCCTGCTTTCCGTGCACTCCGTGGCCATTCTGCCCGAGGAGATGAGCCAGGAACGCTTTGACTGGCTGCGCGAAAAAGGAGCCGAGGTGTACGCCACTCCCGGATGCGAAAGCAATGTTAAGGAAATTTACGATAAATGTCATGAACTGGCCGCACAAAGCGATGAATATCTGATCCTCAATCAATTCGATCAGTTTGGCAACGCCGTCTGGCATTATGAGATTACCGGCTACGCCATTCAGGAAATCTTTAAAAAAGAAAAGTCCGGCAGACAACGATTGAGCGGCTTTGTCAGCGCCACCGGTTCGGCCGGAACCATTGCCGCTGGCGACTATTTGCGAACCCAATTTCCGCTGATTAAGGTTTTAGGCGCAGAAGCCCTGCAGTGCCCTACCCTGTTGATGAACGGATTTGGCGGTCACCGTATTGAAGGCATTGGCGATAAACACGTGCCCTGGATTCATAATATTAAAAATCTGGATCTGGTGGCGGCCATTGACGATGAAGACGCCCTGCGCCTGCTCCGCCTGTTTAACGAACCCGCCGGACAGGAATGGCTGGCCGCTCAGGGCGTTTCGCAGGAAGTCATTGAAAAACTACCTCTTCTGGGCATCTCGTCCTGCGCCAACCTGCTGGCTTCTATCAAAATGGCCAAATATTACGAAATGAATGAAAATGACGTCATCTTTACCATTTTTACCGATTCGGTTGAAATGTACCATTCCAGGCTGGAAGAGATGAATCGCAACTGGGGGCCCTATTCCGAATTGCAGGCCGCTGTTGACTGGCACAGCGTCGTCTTAAAACAATCCATCGACTATCTGAAAGAACTGGATTACTACGCCCGAAAAACCATCCACAATCTGAAATACTTTACCTGGATCGAGCAGCAGGGCAAAGATGTGGAAGAATTGAACGCCCAATGGTACGATGAAGATTACTGGCAAAAACGCTTTTCCATTGTTCCCAAATGGGATGCCATGATTCGCCGTTTCAATGAACAGGTAATGGGCGGAAATGGTTTTTGAGAGCATAACACATGACGGGAATTTTGAACCTTGATTAATGGGATTACAGGATTTGCATGATTTTTTGCGCTGGTGAAAGTTTTTGCTCAATTTTAAGGAAAAATTGTGAGGGCGGAAAAAGAATCATGGTAATCCCCAAATCAAGCAAATCCTGGTTCAGAGTTTTGAACCTTGATTAATGGGATTACAGGATTTTCATGATTTTTTACGCCGGTGAAAGTTTTTGCTCAATTTTAAGGAAAAATTGTGGGGGCGGAAAAAGAATCATGGTAATCTCCCAATCAGGCAAATCCTGGTTCAGAGTTTTGAACCTTGATTAATGGGATTAAAGGATTTGCATGATTTTTTACGGCGGTGAAAGTTTTCGCTCAATTTTAAGGAAAAATTGTGGGGGCGGAAAAAGAATCATGGTAATCTCCCCCAATCAGGCAAATCCTGGTTCAGAGTTTTGAACCTTGATTAATGGGATTACAGGATTTGCATGATTTTTTACGCCAGTGAAAGTTTTCGCTCAATTTTAGGGAAAATTGTGAGGACGGAAAAAGAATCATGGTAATCCCCCAATCAAGCAAATCCTGGTTCAGAATTTTGAACCTTGATTAATGGGATTACAGGATTTGCATGATTTTTTGCGCCTGTGAAAGTTTTCGCTCGATTTTAAGGAAAAATTGTGAGGGCGGAAAAAGAATCATGGTAATCCCCCAATCAGGCAAATCCTGGTTCAGAGTTTTGAACCTTGATTAATGGGATTAAAGGATTTGCATGATTTTTTACGCCTGTGAAAGTTTTCGCTCAATTTTAGGGAAAATTGTGAGGACGGAAAAAGAATCATGGTAATCCCCCAATCAAGCAAATCCTGGTTCAGAATTTTGAACCTTGATTAATGGGATTACAGGATTTGCATGATTTTTTGCGCCGGTGAAAGTTTTAGCTCAATTTTAAGTAAAAATTTTGAGGGCGGAAAAAGAATCATGGTAATCCCCCAATCAGGCAAATCCTGGTTCAGAGCTTTGAACCTTGATTAATGGGATTACAGGATTTTCATGATTTTTTACGCCGGTGAAAGTTTTCGCTCAATTTTAGGGAAAAATTGTGAGGGCGGAAAAAGAATCATGGTAATCCCACAATCAGGCAAATCCTGGTTCAGAGCTTTGAACCTTGATTAATGGGATTACAGGATTTTCATGATTTTTTGCGCTGGTGAAAGTTTTCGCTCAATTTTAAGTAAAAATTTTGAGGGCGGAAAAAGAATCATGGTAATCCCCCAATCAAGCAAATCCCGGTTCAGAGCGGGCATCATTTCCACCGCCATGGCCGGTAACAAAAAGAGGTAAAATTAAAATGCGAAACGTAAACATCATTCGCAACGTGTTCATTCCTATTGGAAACAACGAATTGCAACTGGTCGATATCCATTTCGACGAAACCATCCATTCCATAGAAAAGCGGTTGCCTGAATCCGTTGCCTGGTCGGAGATAGCCGCGCCCGAGCAACGGGCGTCGTTCATCCAAAAAGTTTCGGCGCGTCTGAAGGCGGTGCAAGCTCCGGAAATAGACGGCCAGTTTCTCGTTTTGATGCCGGGAGCCATCGATCCTCACGTTCACTTTAACACGCCCGGCTTCGAGTTTCG
This sequence is a window from Caldithrix abyssi DSM 13497. Protein-coding genes within it:
- a CDS encoding threonine synthase, yielding MENRYFYRCTQCGREYAARHIETQFVYLCPHCGRAEPNAPLTGVLEVIYDYKQIAGVLSMQRFLTFRPGVPWQYPQLWPLEYDPATLQLKGLEPRLLHNLTLPSNQLLELEWEGRAFSVLDETRNPTFSFKDRASILVVLKAIQMGVKEIAAASTGNAGSSLAGICARSGLKAQIWAPQAIPQAKLLQIKAYGAIIHLVQGDYDLAFDQSIEISRQNQWYNRNTAYNPLTIEGKKSAAFDLFIQTNGRLPDVIFVPVGDGVIISGLFKGLRDLKALGWIERLPRLIAVQSSGSDALVRYMQEGKFVFKKANTLADSISAGAPRNLYLAARSVRESQGQAIAVSDEAIVKAQMILARKYGLLAEPAAAASFAGFLKLLAEAKLDRSERPLLLLTGNGLKDVEALKRIGEFGTARFSNGTKETGDVQ
- a CDS encoding pyridoxal-phosphate dependent enzyme, whose translation is MDNWNWEVQNEDYLKRTIKRCRENKIILPTFEQLKHPETIPAEIQEELTHIDMEELHPLNLFRIHWRNDPVSGKIGDYNYLEIPPEITGVRARIIGMVGKHFPTGAHKVGATYGCLAPYLVTGRFDPEYHKAVWPSTGNYCRGGVFNSALLSVHSVAILPEEMSQERFDWLREKGAEVYATPGCESNVKEIYDKCHELAAQSDEYLILNQFDQFGNAVWHYEITGYAIQEIFKKEKSGRQRLSGFVSATGSAGTIAAGDYLRTQFPLIKVLGAEALQCPTLLMNGFGGHRIEGIGDKHVPWIHNIKNLDLVAAIDDEDALRLLRLFNEPAGQEWLAAQGVSQEVIEKLPLLGISSCANLLASIKMAKYYEMNENDVIFTIFTDSVEMYHSRLEEMNRNWGPYSELQAAVDWHSVVLKQSIDYLKELDYYARKTIHNLKYFTWIEQQGKDVEELNAQWYDEDYWQKRFSIVPKWDAMIRRFNEQVMGGNGF